Proteins encoded together in one Triticum dicoccoides isolate Atlit2015 ecotype Zavitan chromosome 7B, WEW_v2.0, whole genome shotgun sequence window:
- the LOC119336335 gene encoding G-type lectin S-receptor-like serine/threonine-protein kinase SD2-5, with amino-acid sequence MTGWFLKTANWKSSPFIHMNARSKRRGSSLCFIMLWMLVLPNLWIICSGSIQKHVLLPGFSGSEMDYIDNNGIFLLSNGSVFGFGFASSSASESTSYLLQVLHLGTNTVIWTANANSPVLHSDSFEFDKDGKAYLQSAGSSVWTANISGKASSMQLLDSGNLVVLGEDSSSPLWQSFSYPTNTLLSGQSFSDGMTLVSHSTEKNMTHTLQIKSGDMMLYAGFQNPQPYWSALQDNRLIVNKDGAIYSASLNATSWYFYDKSGSLLSQFVITQQGDANTTLAAVLGEDGSIAFYMLQSANGKTNLPTPIPQDSCDTPTHCKPYSICNSGTGCQCPSVLGSSPNCDPGLTSSCKSKEAFQLAQLESGVEYIGTSFTSPVAKTNITGCKNTCMGNCSCIAVFFDQKTGNCFIFDQIGSLQQEGGNKTNFSSFIKVSSSGSGQAGSGSGGGNHNIIIVVIIVGTLAVIGGLIYVGFFIYRRKRYPPSSQDEAGSSEDDGYLQTISGAPVRFTYRELQDATNNFSNKLGQGGFGSVYLGTLPDGSRIAVKKLEGIGQGRKEFRSEVTIIGSIHHIHLVKLRGFCAEDSHRLLAYEYMAKGSLERWIFRTKEDDPLLDWDTRFNIALGAAKGLAYLHQDCESKIIHCDIKPENFLLDDNFLVKVSDFGLAKLMSREQSHVFTTMRGTRGYLAPEWITNYAISEKSDVYSYGMVLLEIISGRKNFDPVEGSEKAHFPSFAFKKLEEGDLREILDAKLMYNDKDERLEIAIKVALWCIQEDFYQRPSMSKVVQMLECVCDVPQPPISSQIGYRLYANALKSSSEEGMSSGMSDYNSEALLSAVRLSGPR; translated from the coding sequence ATGACTGGATGGTTTTTGAAGACTGCCAACTGGAAGAGCTCACCTTTCATACACATGAATGCACGGAGCAAACGTCGCGGCTCTTCATTATGCTTCATTATGCTGTGGATGCTTGTGTTACCCAACCTCTGGATAATATGCAGCGGCAGTATTCAGAAACACGTTCTCCTGCCAGGGTTCAGTGGCTCAGAAATGGATTACATTGATAACAATGGAATATTTCTGCTCTCTAATGGATCGGTGTTTGGCTTTGGTTTTGCCAGCAGCAGTGCGTCAGAGAGCACATCCTACCTTCTTCAAGTGCTCCACCTGGGCACCAATACCGTCATCTGGACTGCGAATGCTAACTCTCCTGTTTTGCATTCGGATAGCTTTGAGTTTGACAAGGATGGCAAGGCCTACCTGCAGTCTGCAGGCTCCAGTGTCTGGACTGCCAATATCTCTGGCAAAGCCTCCTCTATGCAGCTGCTGGACTCCGGCAATCTTGTAGTGCTCGGCGAAGATAGCTCTTCTCCTCTGTGGCAGAGTTTCAGCTATCCAACAAACACACTTCTGTCTGGCCAAAGCTTCAGTGATGGTATGACACTTGTGAGCCATTCCACCGaaaagaacatgacacatacactTCAAATCAAATCCGGGGACATGATGTTGTACGCAGGCTTCCAGAACCCCCAACCATACTGGTCCGCACTGCAGGATAATAGGCTGATCGTTAACAAGGATGGCGCCATCTACTCTGCGAGTCTCAATGCAACTTCTTGGTACTTCTATGATAAATCAGGGTCTCTTCTATCACAGTTCGTCATAACGCAGCAGGGTGATGCCAACACCACTTTAGCTGCTGTCCTCGGTGAGGATGGGTCGATCGCCTTCTATATGCTGCAGAGTGCGAATGGCAAGACTAATCTGCCAACCCCAATCCCACAAGACTCGTGTGACACGCCAACCCACTGCAAACCATACTCTATTTGCAATAGTGGGACAGGATGCCAATGCCCTTCAGTCCTCGGCTCCTCTCCAAACTGTGACCCTGGTCTCACATCATCTTGTAAATCAAAAGAGGCGTTTCAGCTGGCTCAACTGGAAAGTGGAGTTGAATATATCGGTACGAGCTTCACCTCACCTGTGGCTAAGACAAACATCACAGGTTGCAAGAATACTTGCATGGGAAATTGCTCATGCATCGCCGTGTTCTTTGACCAAAAAACAGGCAATTGCTTCATTTTTGACCAGATTGGTAGCTTGCAGCAGGAAGGTGGAAATAAAACTAATTTTTCATCTTTCATCAAGGTATCTAGCAGTGGCTCAGGGCAAGCTGGGAGTGGCAGTGGCGGTGGAAACCACAATATCATTATTGTTGTCATTATAGTCGGAACTTTGGCTGTCATCGGTGGCCTCATTTATGTCGGTTTCTTCatttataggaggaagaggtatccTCCGTCCTCACAAGATGAGGCTGGTTCATCGGAGGACGATGGATATCTGCAGACAATATCTGGAGCACCAGTGCGGTTCACTTACAGGGAGCTCCAGGATGCAACAAACAACTTCTCTAACAAGCTTGGCCAAGGAGGATTTGGATCTGTATATCTGGGAACACTCCCAGATGGCAGTCGCATCGCTGTAAAGAAGCTGGAGGGAATAGGTCAAGGGAGGAAAGAGTTCCGCTCCGAGGTGACAATAATTGGCAGCATCCACCACATCCATCTAGTTAAACTCCGAGGCTTCTGTGCTGAGGATTCACACAGGCTTCTTGCATATGAATACATGGCGAAAGGGTCACTTGAAAGGTGGATCTTCCGTACCAAGGAGGATGATCCCCTTTTGGACTGGGATACAAGGTTTAATATTGCACTTGGAGCAGCAAAGGGATTGGCATACCTCCATCAAGACTGTGAATCGAAGATCATTCATTGCGACATCAAGCCTGAGAATTTCCTGCTTGATGACAACTTCCTTGTGAAGGTATCTGACTTTGGCCTTGCCAAGTTGATGAGCAGGGAGCAGAGCCATGTTTTCACGACGATGAGAGGCACGCGGGGCTACCTCGCGCCCGAGTGGATCACCAACTACGCCATCTCAGAGAAGAGCGACGTATACAGCTACGGGATGGTTCTGCTTGAGATTATCAGCGGGAGGAAAAACTTTGACCCCGTGGAAGGCTCAGAAAAGGCCCATTTCCCGTCCTTCGCTTTCAAGAAGCTGGAGGAGGGCGATCTTCGCGAGATCCTTGACGCCAAGCTGATGTACAACGACAAGGATGAGCGACTGGAAATCGCGATCAAGGTTGCTCTGTGGTGCATCCAGGAGGATTTCTACCAGAGACCGTCCATGTCGAAGGTGGTCCAGATGCTCGAGTGCGTCTGCGACGTGCCCCAGCCACCGATATCCTCACAGATCGGATATAGGCTCTATGCGAATGCCCTCAAATCGAGCAGCGAGGAGGGCATGTCGTCGGGTATGTCGGACTACAACAGTGAGGCTCTGCTTTCAGCAGTGCGGCTCTCTGGTCCTAGATGA